One part of the Eleginops maclovinus isolate JMC-PN-2008 ecotype Puerto Natales chromosome 14, JC_Emac_rtc_rv5, whole genome shotgun sequence genome encodes these proteins:
- the LOC134876314 gene encoding immunoglobulin kappa light chain-like: MSALGKSHTTSLKSSHYHLHVGESVTLTCAFDDFSVNTVMFYWYKQVLGQQPKLLSTLYRHNETPGHFDDGLNKTSRFSLDTKNAENNLKITHLQISDSATYFCVGSDLYSFKFGEGITVNVKGSGLNIPALVRQSVSEIIQPGGSLTLNCTLHRGSCDGEHSVYWFKNSEETPGLIYTQGGSSDQCERKPNTQTHTCDYNLPMKNLNLSHAGTYYCAVSSCGHILFGDGTKLKLKSAMRLRIQK, encoded by the exons CTCATACGACATCTTTGAAATCATCACATTATCATTTACATGTTGGGGAAAGTGTGACTTTGACTTGTGCCTTCGATGACTTCAGTGTTAATACAGTGATGTTTTACTGGTATAAGCAAGTTCTTGGACAGCAACCAAAGTTGCTGTCTACATTGTATCGGCATAATGAGACACCAGGTCACTTTGATGATGGATTGAACAAAACTTCACGCTTCTCTCTGGATACCAAAAATGCTGAAAACAACTTGAAGATAACACATCTGCAAATATCAGACTCAGCTACATACTTCTGTGTGGGGAGCGATTTATATAGCTTTAAATTCGGTGAAGGAATTACCGTCAATGTAAAAGGTTCAGGTTTGAACATCCCAGCTTTGGTTCGTCAGTCAGTATCTGAGATCATCCAGCCTGGAGGCTCTTTGACTCTGAACTGTACACTACACAGGGGCAGCTGTGATGGAGAACACAGCGTTTACTGGTTTAAAAACTCAGAGGAGACTCCAGGACTCATTTACACCCAGGGAGGCAGCAGTGATCAGTGTGAGAGGAAGcccaacactcaaacacacacctgtgactACAACCTGCCAATGAAGAACCTGAATCTTTCTCATGCTGGGACCTACTACTGTGCTGTTTCCTCATGTGGACACATACTGTTTGGAGACGGGACCAAACTGAAATTGAAG AGTGCAATGCGACTCCGCATACAGAAGTGA
- the LOC134876140 gene encoding immunoglobulin kappa light chain-like, translating to MIRSTAVTQDTGVNSVSVGDNVTLHCFYSSQVAMHFSWYRQTLGGRPELLSNIYKHDKQSKVFPWMEKNPRFSVKREHGINNLDIADVQSSDSATYFCGSSHSNIVEFGEGIFLSVKGTNHKKVVQGPVSETIEPGGDVTLNCTVDTGSCDAEHSVYWFRQESRQGILHVHKNKGQHLSTAESPSQGCVYHLKKTNLSSSDAGTYYCAVVSCGEVLFGNGSKLLVKADVEYQKQQIRILVWLSIIRIGVIFFFVTICFLVYISKVW from the exons ATGATCCGGTCAACAGCAGTCACACAGGACACTGGGGTTAACTCCGTCAGTGTTGGGGACAATGTGACTTTACATTGCTTCTACAGCAGCCAAGTCGCCATGCACTTCTCCTGGTACCGACAAACCTTAGGAGGCAGACCTGAGCTCCTGTCTAATATTTACAAGCATGATAAACAATCCAAAGTCTTCCCCTGGATGGAGAAGAACCCTCGTTTCTCTGTGAAAAGGGAGCATGGGATTAATAATTTAGACATCGCTGACGTTCAGTCCTCCGATTCAGCTACATACTTCTGTGGAAGCTCACACTCCAACATAGTGGAATTTGGAGAGGGTATCTTTCTAAGTGTTAAAG GAACCAACCACAAGAAAGTAGTCCAGGGCCCAGTATCTGAGACCATCGAGCCAGGAGGCGACGTGACTCTCAACTGTACCGTAGACACTGGTTCCTGTGATGCCGAACACAGTGTTTACTGGTTCAGACAAGAAAGTCGCCAAGGAATCCTTCACGTGCATAAGAACAAGGGTCAACACCTCTCCACAGCAGAGTCTCCTTCACAGGGCTGCGTGTACCATTTGAAGAAGACCAACCTGAGCTCCAGTGATGCTGGGACCTACTACTGCGCTGTGGTCTCCTGCGGGGAGGTGCTGTTTGGAAATGGGAGCAAGCTTCTCGTCAAAGCTGATGTTGAATACCAAAAGCAACAGATAAGAATCTTAGTCTGGCTTTCCATCATCAGAATTGGTGTCATCTTCTTCTTTGTAACTATTTGTTTCTTGGTTTATATCAGTAAGGTCTGGTGA